From one Nocardioides sp. Kera G14 genomic stretch:
- a CDS encoding pilus assembly protein TadG-related protein codes for MAIMTAVFLMAVMIPIAGLAVDIGMQRVGRSDAQALADSAAQDAARVLGNAIAAGTTSNTSFTGSVTDAAVSAVASQSGYVGSSAPVVKAYLGVLSAGTHSSDQSLGCDGNPFRDSYFQSAGTGVPNAVLVTVSNNVKFSFNPGSGAYCRSALATSDGTACFRLGSYAARLATSNSALFTSLLNGALGNISIDAASYQGLASASIPLGPLATQLGVGTVDQLSSASVQMSTLMIAAAQVLRDNGDTVNANILDTIRAATHLTTSVPVGSILNIATGNGAALGASINALDLISGGAFVANGTNLLSIPALAANLGATGTNLTTSLKLIEAAQQACGRVGTQASTSQASISIKGTLADVSTPSGLTGLALSVGAGSTDISLDLASATGTLTNIVCGTGTVASPQGIDVSVASKLVSTTVTQNLDISGGITSSGILGNLLGSLLGGIVKVEVGGSIKLTLSNSKPAATSTASLRIPISPTTYSNGVSTGSGTLGLSSLAATVDFSGLTLHAYTGVLGIGLFDATLSLSQQTTLINNLVSSVMSGIVSPLLANVESNVLRPVEELLGLEVPGAEVFAVPSPTCDTPLLVG; via the coding sequence TCGCCGCGGGCACGACCTCGAACACGTCCTTCACCGGCAGTGTTACTGACGCAGCTGTGTCCGCAGTGGCGTCCCAGTCGGGGTACGTCGGCTCATCGGCCCCGGTCGTCAAGGCCTACCTCGGCGTGCTCAGCGCCGGCACCCACAGCAGCGATCAGTCGCTCGGCTGCGACGGCAATCCGTTCCGAGACAGCTACTTCCAATCGGCGGGTACCGGAGTGCCGAACGCCGTGCTCGTGACGGTCAGCAACAACGTGAAGTTCAGCTTCAACCCCGGCTCTGGTGCCTACTGCCGCTCTGCGCTGGCGACGTCAGACGGGACGGCGTGCTTCCGGCTCGGGTCGTACGCGGCGCGGCTCGCGACGTCCAACTCCGCCCTGTTCACGTCCCTGCTCAACGGAGCGCTCGGAAACATCTCGATCGATGCCGCCTCGTACCAAGGGCTGGCGAGCGCCAGCATCCCCCTCGGGCCGTTGGCGACCCAGCTCGGCGTCGGTACCGTCGACCAGTTGTCCTCCGCGTCCGTCCAGATGTCGACGCTCATGATCGCGGCAGCGCAGGTGTTGCGCGACAATGGGGACACGGTCAACGCGAACATTCTCGACACGATTCGTGCGGCCACGCACCTCACGACATCGGTGCCTGTTGGGAGCATTCTCAATATTGCCACCGGTAACGGGGCTGCCCTGGGCGCATCGATCAACGCGCTCGACCTCATCAGCGGCGGGGCTTTCGTGGCCAACGGCACCAATCTGCTGTCAATCCCGGCGCTCGCGGCCAATCTCGGCGCGACGGGTACGAACCTCACGACCTCGCTGAAGTTGATCGAGGCCGCCCAGCAGGCATGCGGTCGTGTCGGCACGCAGGCCTCGACCAGTCAGGCAAGCATCTCCATTAAGGGGACGCTTGCGGACGTCTCGACACCGTCGGGCCTCACCGGTCTGGCTCTTTCGGTCGGCGCCGGCAGCACTGACATCAGCCTCGATCTCGCCAGTGCCACGGGGACCCTCACCAATATCGTGTGCGGCACCGGGACCGTTGCCAGCCCGCAAGGGATCGACGTCTCCGTGGCTTCCAAGCTGGTCTCGACGACCGTCACCCAGAATCTCGACATCAGCGGGGGGATCACGTCCAGCGGCATCCTCGGGAATCTGCTCGGGAGTCTCCTCGGCGGCATCGTCAAGGTCGAGGTGGGCGGATCGATCAAGCTGACACTCTCCAACTCGAAGCCGGCGGCCACGTCGACCGCCAGCCTTCGAATTCCAATTTCGCCGACGACGTACAGCAATGGGGTGTCCACGGGAAGTGGGACGCTCGGCCTGAGCAGCCTCGCCGCCACGGTCGATTTCAGCGGTTTGACGCTGCATGCCTACACCGGTGTGCTCGGGATCGGTCTCTTCGATGCGACGCTCAGCCTCAGTCAACAGACGACGTTGATCAACAACCTTGTCTCGAGCGTGATGTCAGGGATCGTCAGTCCTCTGTTGGCCAACGTGGAGTCGAACGTGTTGCGTCCGGTGGAGGAGCTGCTCGGGCTTGAGGTTCCCGGCGCCGAGGTCTTCGCTGTGCCGTCTCCGACGTGCGACACCCCCCTGCTTGTTGGCTGA